TTGTTGGTAAAGATGTGGGGGAAGTACACttatatattgttggtgggactgcaaattaatacaaccactttggaaagcagtttggagattcctcaaagACTAGGGATGAAACCACCACAGGATGTAGCTACTCCACTCCTTGGTATtattaaaagaactaaaatcaactTAATACAGGCATACAGGCAAATCAACGTCTTTAGAACTTCAATCCGTAATAGGGAAATTATTGAATGAGCCCAGGTGGCCACCAATAGACAAATGCATCAAGAAAAAGTGGTCTCTACACACAATTGAGCATTAATCTGCTATAATTTTGCTATATGGCAGTAAAAGGATGGAATTGAAAAtatcaggctaagtgaaataagcccgactcagaaagtcaaggttcaaacattttctctcatatgtggggtggggtgggggtggagagaGGAGATGAGAAGGAATATAGATGTGATCTCATGAAACTAGGAGAGTGACACATAGAACAGAGGAATGTGCTTGAGAGAAGAAGAGATCAAAGATCAACCAAATTGTGCCACGTCCCTTATGAGAATCCCACAGTAAATCACATGAATATATACGTCAATGTACATAGATTTATgatttgaaataataaaaatagaagggagaacagAAAGGTAGAGCCAGCAGATTATCaggaggaaaagggaaagaacAGGAAAGGAAGGGAGAACAAAACTGATAAAGTCATGTTGAGTTGACTAAGAACATGGCAGAATTATCCCTCTAGCGAGTGTCGTCATACTACAAGAATAAAGAACCACGTGGGCCACAGTCATTCTCTATGGCACCATGATAAAaagaaagagcatgacaagagtcGGTGTCTTCTGGGTTTACACGGTGGAGCGCTTCACTGTGGTGAGGTCCAGGGGTCAAGGTGGGGTCCAGGGGTCAAGGTGGGGTCCAGGGGTCAAGGTGAGGTTCAGGGGTCAAGGTGGGGTCCAGGGGTCAAGGTGGGGTCCAGGGGTCAAGGTGGGGTCCAGGGGTCAAGGTGGGGTATAGGGGTCAAGGTGAGCTCCAGGGGTCAAGGTGGGGTCCAGGGGTCAAGGTGAGGTCCAGGGGTCAAGGTGGGGTCCAGGGGTCAAGGTGAGGTCCAGGGGTCAAGGTGGGGTCCAGGGGTCAAGGTGGGGTATAGGGGTCAAGGTGAGGTCCAGGGGTCAAGGTGGGGTATAGGGGTCAAGGTGAGGTCCAGGGGTCAAGGTGGGGTCCAGGGGTCAAGGTGGGGTCCAGGGGTCAAGGTGGGGTCCAGGGGTCAAGGTGAAGTCCAGGGGTCAAGGTGAAGTCCAGGGGTCAAGGTGGGGTCCAGGGGTCAAGGTGGGGTATAGGGGTCAAGGTGAGGTCCAGGGGTCAAGGTGGGGTCCAGGGGTCAAGGTGAGGTCCAGGGGTCAAGGTGGGGTCCATGGGTCAAGGTGGGGTATAGGGGTCAAGGTGAGGTCCAGGGGTCAAGGTGGGGTCCAGGGGTCAAGGTGAGGTCCAGGGCTCAAGGTGGGGTCCAGGGGTCAAGGTGAGGTCCAGGGGTCAAGGTGTGGTCCAGGGGTCAAGGTGGGGTCCAGGGGTCAAGGTGGGGTCCAGGGGTCAAGGTGGGGTCCAGGGGTCAAGGTGGGGTCCAGGGGTCAAGGTGGGGTCCAGGGGTCAAGGTGAGgtccagggctcaaggtgaggtccAGGGGTCAAGGTGAGGTCCAGGGGTCAAGGCTCCATTCTCTGCCTGTGGGtttaggtttcccagcaccactgTCTGGAAGGGTGACTTATCTCCAGCTCCTGTGTCTGTCCCCTTTGTCCAGGATCAGGTAACTGTATCCATGAGGGCTcacctctgtcctccattctacccCCTTGGTCTTCATGACAGATTCGGGCTGGCACCAGGCTGCCTCACTGGGCTCTCAGGTACACGTGGAGGTCAGGACTGAGCTCTGCAAGGTTGCTCTTGTTGCTTTCTCTCTTCCTGGTCTCCCATTCTTCCAGTGAACTTCAGAAGTGTGTTCCTCATCCTGTGCAGAAGGGCGTTGGTGTTTATGAGGATGCACGAGTCTCTGCAATGCTGCTGACGGCTGGCCATTCTGATGATATCAGCTCTGCCTGTCCAACACGAGTCTCTCCATGGTCTGAGTTCTTCAGCTTTCTTCACTGTTCTGTAATTCCCTTTGTAGATGTCCTTCACACCCTtcattagattgattcccaaatatttttttggagatattgtgaatgggatatatCTCCTCATTTCTTACTTGGCAGATTTAATATTGGGGTTTAGAAAAGTTGTTAATCTGTTTGTTGATCTTGTCTCCTGCTACTTATGAAATCTGTCTATGAGTCCTGAAGTCTTCTGGGGCAGTTTCCTGGGTCTTCCAAATGAAGGGCCATGTTATCAGCAAATAGATAGAtcgagttcttctttttctatttgtgtcccttcaatttctttctcttgatTGATTGCTTGAGTTTCAAGGTCTAAATTGCACAGGAGTGGGGAAAGTGCCCATCCTTGTCTTGTCCTGTTTTCAGaggaaatattttcagttttcctcTTTCAGTATAAGGTTGGCCTTGGGTTTTTTATACACAGCCTTTACAATGGTGAGGTAAGTTGTTTCCATCCCTAGTTTccatagtgttttaaacatgaatgggtgctgtactttgtcaaaggctttttctgcatccattGAGATAATCCTGCGGACCTTGTCTGGAAGTCCATGTTTGTGCTGCATTACACTCTAGACTTGCATAGGTTGAATCAGCCTTGCATCTGTGCGATGAAACCCACTTGAAAACAGTGTGCTGTGgtttaatgtgtttttgtatgtgatttgccagtattttattaagaatatttGCATTTAAGTTCATCAAGGTGATAGACTGAAGTTTTGTTtcgttgatgtgtctttgtctggttttggtattgtGATgtgggcttcatagaatgagtttggcagtttcttttgtttctgtttcatgGAATCATTTGAGGAgggttggtgttagttcttcactAAAGGTCTGGCACAATTTGGCTGAGTCCATCCAGTCTAGGGGTTTCCTTTGTTGGAGGCTTTTGAGAGCtgcttcaatttcattacttggTGTTGGTCTGTTTAAATGTTTGATATCCTCATTGTTCAGCTTGGGGAGGTCAgaagtttctagaaatttgtcagtatcCCAAAATTTTCCTTTTTGTAATATAAATTTCCAAGATAGTTTCTGATGATCCTCCGGATTTCAGTAATGTCTCTGGTGATGTTTTCTTTTCATCTTGGATTTTGTTAATTtgattccccccccccctttattGGTTAGTTAGGTGAAGgttttatcaatcttatttatcatTTCAGAAATCCTACTCTGTTTAATTCATCtgttgcatttttttctttaaatatttttgttagttattgaaggaactttatttatttatttgtttatatgtggtgctgagaatcgaacccggtgcctcacacatgccaggcaagtgctccaccactgagccccagccccaggccctgtTGCATTGTTTGTTATTCCCAATTTCACTATTTTTTGGCTCTgatattaattattttctgttttctactgatTTTGGTGTGAGATGTTCTGTTAATCTATTTCgtatttttctatatatatattttttgaggtTGACCACAATACTGTGAATGGTCCTCTGAGGCCCAACTTAATAGAAATAGGCCTGGATTCCAAACTACTGAGATCACGTCATGACTTTTacaataatttatatacaaacatCTTAAAATCAGGAGAAAACTGCAAGTTCACACACAAAATCCCCTGTCAAGTGCCTCAGAGTTCAGTGCTGCTATTGTAGCAGGGAACACTGCTCATGGCTGTTCCACTCTGTGTCTACGCTCACAAGTGCCCTGCACCGTGCAGGCCTGGGTCTCCCTTCCACACCAGGGACCGCAACTCAGGTGGCTTCCATGTGTGGCGCAGTGTTCTAGTCCCTAATGTGTGCAGGGCGCATCCCCAGGTCATGAGTCCCTCAGGGCACAGGGGAGGCCCAGTGGCCGGGAGCCTGCCTACAAGGCCAGCCCCGGCTGCTGTGTCTCTGCAGAAAGGAAGCTGCCCTCACGCCCCTCAGCCCTTGgccacctttatttttattccttGCTCAGGGACTGAAAAGTCCCCAGGCTGTAGGAGCCTCAGTGACATGGGGTGCTTCCTGGTGTAGACGGATCATACAAATGCCCCCCAGGAACAGCGCAGATGTGGAGTTTGAAAGCATTTTATTAGTGCGTCATGGTCACCCTCACAGGGCCCCTGACCAGCCACCTGCCTGGGTGCCTTTCCCCACGTGGCCTCCTGCTCCCTCCTCCCACcccttcttcccctctctgtCCTCTGCTCGCTTCCTCCTTCTTATTCATGTCCTACCACCTTGTGCCCCACAGAGACTCACAGCATGAAACTCACTGCACATCCCCAGGAGCACACGGCATGGTCACACCCAGCTCATCCCGCGGAGCCTGCCCTTCCCCACCCATCCCTCTTCCCCAGTCCCGTCCTCTGCTCCACAGAcatgttttctattttcatgggtCTGCCCTGCCCATCCCCCTGATTTTGCTCCAGTTTCCACATATAAAGTGCAGTGTTCACCCCCTGCCTTTCTGAATCTGGCTGACGTCACGTAGCCTGGTTTTCTGTAGTTCTGTCCATCTCCCAGACAGTGCCCGGTTTCACTCCTCTTCACGGCTGAGTGGCACTCCATTGTGTCTGCACACCTCATGGTCTTGGTGCATTCCTCTGCTGGTGATCACAGGGTGTTTCCTTCACATGGTCATGTGCATCGCGCTGCTGTGAATATTGATGCATTCTTATCCCTATACTATTTCAATTTTAGttttttgaataaataccaaTGAGTAttgtagctggatcatatggtggttcatttttatatatttaaacaatcttcatactgcttaccAGCATAGTCATACTAATTTTTACTCCTTCAAAAAACATATTAATTTGCCTGTTTTTTCACATACTTGAAAGAATCTACTATgatttgtattcttgaaaaatgccATTTTAACTGGTGTGGGGTGAAATCTCTTCGtgattctgatttgcatttctgtgatgGAAGGTTTCGTTTTTTGAGAAGAAGACTGTGGGGGTATCTAACCACTGGGTTCACCTTGTGTTTCCAGAGTCCCTGAAACTTAACATCAGGCACCACATCCCTGTGCATGGAGAGGGTCTTGAAAATGAGGAACCTTGATCCTCTGGGTCTGAGACGCTGGCCCCATTTGGACGCATCTGTGCACGTTTGGGAAGGGGAACAGAAGGGAATAAATGGGACCTCAGATGTGGAAACTTGGCTGGTTGTTCACTTTCAAACTATAACAACTTTCATTAAGATAATTAAGCCCCAATTAAGACTGAGACAACTTCTGAGCCCAACATACAGAGCAATTGTGGGGGGGAGGGAAAGCCGTGCTTCAGGGACTGAGGATCTGCAGAGGGTCTGCCTCTCCCTGAGAGCTGTCGACTGTGACAGCTGGCGTCCTGGTGGTGGCTTATGGTAGGCAAGAGCCCCACAGATCCCCGAGGTACAAGTACAGCCTGGGAAGCTGCACCCGTCAGAAGGGCCCACACAGCGTTGTCAGCTGCACAGCCACCAAGGTGAGTGGGCCCAGGGTCTGACTTGCCCCCAGGCACATGAGCCGTCTCCTCAGCAGCACAGATCTTACTCTCTGAGACTGAGCAGGGGGTTGCTGAGAGCCTGTGATCCTTAGGACCGTCCCGCTTCCTCTGGTATCTGAAGGTTTGCACCTGGGCCGTAACATGAAGGGCGTTTATATCAGATGTCCCTCAGCTACACGGGAGCAGCTGGACCTGTGTTGGGGATCTGGATTCATCAGAGAGCTCCGTGGTGGGCCCCGAAGACAGAAAGTTAGACTCTCTGTCTGCCTTTAGAAAAGCTGTGTCTTTAGCCTTGGTGTCGACCTGTGATGATTCTGAAAACATTCTTAACTTACATGGGATGAGTGCAACTAGAGTACGGTGTATTATTCAGTTTCCAAGGTGCAGTTGTTTCTCTTGTATTATGTTTCTGTGTCTGTAAGTGCATTGTGTTTAATGTGAAGGCATTTTGGGGGCATCCAACCTGAAACTGTCCTCGAACATAGCATTAGATCATAAATGTGAGTCATATTTAAGCTTCAGATCTCTGTTAGAGTGCCTACTAAACACAATCAGTACTTAAAACCACAGTGTCTCTTATTGAATTTCAGTGTGTTTTCATTAGTTTGCTTGATATTAAAATTCCAGAACTATTTCTTCAAGTTTAGTTCGTATCATGCACCGAGGACCACCAATCACATATTTATCTTGGGAAGCTACCCCTAGTGTGGATGCATGTACCCACCTAGTTCACTGGATCTTACCGCCAGGTGGGGATGATATATTTCTCTGAATGTATGACCTACCTTTTAGAGCCACTTAGTCTGTACCTGTGCAGTCAATCTGGAATAATGCAAAGCTCTCCTctgacatttttcatttcattttgtcatAGTGAAAGAGAAGGGAGTTGTATGTCTCAGAAGTGCCTCCCACGTTTGATGCAGGGCTGTGTGGTTTGGAAAGATGGGAGTGGGctgaaaatatgagaaaaattagaaatgtaCAAGCAACATGAAAATATTTGATGTGTCCTCTGGGCCATGATGTACACTGAGCGCAGTTATTTTCATCCTTGAATTACTAGTTGAAGCTGCTTTTCCTGGATCATTAAAGCTTGTGTCATAAGGCGTTGCACAGCCCATATTCAGGATTCTGTGCTGTTTATGTGAAGGCATTGGTGCAGGCTTTATTCTCCTCATTTGCTAGTGGAGGAAACAGAGTTGGAAAGGGAATCTTGAATCTCTCTGAATTCAAGGGCTCTGTGGTGTTAAAACTGGGCACAACCAGTACTCCTGCCCTTCAAGCTGCTAGGGAGGCTCAGCAGAGGAATCTAGAGCAATGTTTTAATGAACAGCCGGAGTCGGGGAAAGGATTCAGAACTGCATTCCATGTACACAAAGCACATGCAGATCCTAGGTATTTTTTAGTTTCCTGGGTTCTTTTTTTCTGGAGAAATTGACCATATTTAACATAAGTTCTTACGTGAGACTTGAGATTGAAAATCTAACAGGAAAATGTAACATCCTGACTAGGATTGCACAGAAATCACAGCAGCCCAATTGTTGACTAGGTGGGAAAAAACCCCCAAtcaacagaaacaaaacaaaacaaaacaaaaccaagaccAAAACCAAGCCCAGCTAGAGCAGGCTGCAGAATTGACTGAAGTCTTGTTCCCAGCAAGGTTCTGCTTTAGTGACTTGTGCCCAGTGTCTCCCAACCCACTTCTCCACCAGGAGGCTTCCTGGGGATTCCTAATTCATACACTGACTCATCTCCTGGCAGCATACAGCAGGTGGTCCCACAGCAGACCCTGTGATAAACACCGTCACATGCAGAACAGACCCAGGCTTTTCTTAGAGGTCCTTGAGGTCAGCAGTGGGAACTCAGCCCTTGGCTGCAGAGCCTGGCAGGGCAGTATTCCATGGCTCATGTGAGCACCCTTGCTAGCTGCATGCCGTCCATAATCTGATTTCATTCCTTCATGTCTTGGACAGGTTCGACTTTACCTGTTGATTCCATCTGTAAAGGTTTTGGAGTTTGGTTTCAACAGAGAACTGCAGAGACTCTCTGAGTATTAGTAAGCAGGGAAACCACAGAGTCCTGTTGTGTGTAGGAGAACACAGAGGGAAGCTCTCCTCATCAAAGATGGAAAACCGTGATGCAAAAGTGAACCCAGAGTTGTGGTGCTGATCCAAATAAGAGATAGAAGGGGACATTGAACAAAGCAACAGACCGTGCAGAAATTGAAATGTGGACATATTTACATTTGTTAAAGACGTTGAAGCAACTGGACTTTAAAAATTTCTTGTGCATGGGATATTGGGGGGATGAAAGACCAAGCATGATCTAGAACTTTTGCATTgcaatataagaatatatagaatgaaatttataaagaacagggaGAACTCTGATTGGAGGAGTACAGGTTTAATGTATCCATGCTGAGGTTGAACATAGATGGGAAACCAAGGACACATCCAAGCTTGTTATTGATGATATGGAGCTTATAAAAATTCAGGGTTAACAATTTATTGTTCTGAATAATAGTCCTCAAGATGGTGTTTTAAATGATGTAGAATGTTCCTCAAACTATTacagaaaatgaaatattattttgaaCAAAATCTGCACCATTACAAATAAACTGACTGCTTTTacactctgggaatttcagctgtGAAATATTTCTTTGCAGATACGTATTATCATTAATGTTTCTTTCTTCAAAAGGTGTTCCTACGTCCAAGCATATCTGCCTGAATTAAGAAATGGTGTTGAATGTTGTCAAGGGGACTATCTTTGTGTTTCTAATAGGACTTGGAGTTGTGGGGAACGTCCTTGTTCTTGTGAACTATATGGTCTTATTTAGAAGCACCATGAAATCTATCCACCTCATTCTCATCCACTTGGCTTTTACAAACATGATAACACTTCTTACTAGAGGCatgccaaggacagtatccagttTGGGGTTGAGAAGCCTCATAGATGATATAGCCTGTAAGGTGGTGGTTTACCTCAGCAGGGTGGCCCGGGGCCTGTCCATCTGCACCACCAGTCTCCTCACAGTGGTCCAGGCCATCACCATCAGCCCCAGAGCCTCCAGGTGGAGGAGGCTGCAGCCCAGGTCAGCCTGGCACCTGCTTCCCTTGTTGCTCTTCTTTTGGATTCTCAATTCCGTGATAAGCATGAACTTACCATTTTATATCAAACACATCAGAAGCATGAACACATCAGAAGTTATTAGAAGTGATAATGTCTGTTATTTTCAATCACAAAACTGGACAATTGGATGGATTTTTATTGTTCTCATGGTCCTTCGAGATGCGGTGTTCCAGAGTATTATGGGCTGGACCAGTGGCCACATGGTCTTCCTCCTCCACAAGCACCACCAGCAGGTGCTCCACCTTCAGACCTCCAAGCTCCT
This region of Callospermophilus lateralis isolate mCalLat2 chromosome 6, mCalLat2.hap1, whole genome shotgun sequence genomic DNA includes:
- the LOC143402231 gene encoding putative vomeronasal receptor-like protein 4, which encodes MVLNVVKGTIFVFLIGLGVVGNVLVLVNYMVLFRSTMKSIHLILIHLAFTNMITLLTRGMPRTVSSLGLRSLIDDIACKVVVYLSRVARGLSICTTSLLTVVQAITISPRASRWRRLQPRSAWHLLPLLLFFWILNSVISMNLPFYIKHIRSMNTSEVIRSDNVCYFQSQNWTIGWIFIVLMVLRDAVFQSIMGWTSGHMVFLLHKHHQQVLHLQTSKLLHRTPPEVKAAKSVLLLMLCFLLFYWTNCFMSLYVTFSLENNFIEVSAVAFVDLGYAVLSPLVLIHREGHLAECWHLSISMIFNK